The Ciconia boyciana chromosome 7, ASM3463844v1, whole genome shotgun sequence region TGAGACAGTTACcattacttcattaaaaaatgacaaaacagcAATAAACATTTTAGCTCTTTAATGAGCAAAGATCAGGTCTCTTAGCATTGGAATAATATTCGTTATCCAGATTATCTTTATTTCACTCAGTGACCAGTAATATGGCCAAGAAGTACAAAGTAATTTTCCATCAAGTAGTATACAATTTTTGTGTGTAATAAGCTTTCATTCTTGAAAAAGagtaactgaaaagaaatgtttctgttactgCAGTTAGTTTGTCAGAGAAAGTTCTTCGCATTATCTTACAAACTATCAAAATTGCtagtaatttgaaaaaatgtaaaaaaaaatcacataactTTAGTCTAATAGAAATATAGTACAGGTAAGAGAGAAAGTATTTATCAGGGATGTGCTCTTAAGTCCAtctcaattatttcttttatataaatgtaCATCTGATTACATatacaaacattttgaaaggaCCATGGTATAGAATTACTGGAAAGCAACAGGGGAATGAAAAATTTCTTGTGATTTTAGAACGTTCATTTCAAATCACACAAACATTTGTAGTagtattcagattttaaaatttccagttGTTGGCTCTCTCCCCGTTCTTACGTACCCTCTTTTTCTACACTGTTGCCATCTGGTCTAGAGAATTCATTTGAATGGCAAAGCTAATGTATAGCAAAAAGGGAATTAACTTTATATTAAAGTATTATAAGTAAAGTTTGTAACATGCAACATGAGTTTAAACAATAAACTGAAAGGTGTAATCAGAGCGGTAATATTGGGGCATTTTTATATTGCAAAATACCATTGCAATTAAAGTTTTGGACACACTTTACCTTACCAATTTGAACTAAATATACTGTAACTAAATCACAGCAAATTATAAATCCTTCATCAAAGGAGATTCCATTAAAGTAACAGTTATGTTAAAGTTAGAAATTATTtaggtggaaaggaaaaagaacatcaataatacagattttttgtCTGGGATTCGTATCAGTGAGGGTTCACCACTGTATACCTAGAATGCCATAAATACCTTTAAGAACTGTTGCAATTCCTTCTATTTCTGAAGCTaccatgaaatattttactgtaattaCTTTTGCCCCTTTAAAAACTTCTTTAGGTTGTGCCAATTGATGGATAAagcttctattaaaaaatccaaTGGGATGAGAAGAATTTTAATTACGGCTTAATCAGCAGCACAGCCACCAAGCATATAAATTATCATGCACATCGTGCTAAAAATATCCAGTTTCCTTTATTCCCACAACTTTTATACTGACAGCACTTATGTGATAATGTTGTACCTGCCAGGCTGTAAAACTTCTCTGACTGGCAGATTTCAGCATGAGCCCCTTTCTAAGGCCTTAACAGCATTGGTGCTTTGTGTACTTattcaaatatgtaaatatgGTCTACACAAGAAAACAGGTCCAAATAAAAACTGGTGAAAATTATCTGACATTCCATTAGTGTGTCCCTTGTGCATATTtataggtttttaaaattttcagtcaTAGTTCTTTCCTGTTTGTGTTGCACATGCCTAATTCCATTATGTAACTTAAATCTTCAAAAAATTAATACTTGAATGCGAATGAAAAAGTATCATTCAGGACAACTGCTTCAAGCAATTGCaaacagttgggtttttttgttttttcttttgtttgttttgtttgtttgtttcttaagtTCATTTGATATATGtacaattcatttttttcaaaacccCAAAAGTTCTTGATATGTATATTCACATAATATTCCTCCATATTTAAATAGTAAGAGTCTTGTAGGTTGAAAGCCAAGTAATCTTCAGTAATATCACCTACTGTAATCCatcaaaaaataaagtttgtttcGTCTTGTCTGGCTATACCCTGGTTGTTGAGTGTGAATGGGggtggggatgaggatggggcAGAGTATTGTTCTGTCCTCCGGTAAATGTATTGAATGTGTGTAGGGGTTGAATCCCTGGTATAGTGTTGGGGATCATTGTGATGGTGTTGGGTGTCATTAAGGGAATATCATCAGGAGACCTTCTCATAGCTAGCGTGTAGTCTGGGGGACAGGCGGTCCTAAGAACCACCTCATGTGGATGGATGGACTCACATTCATGATCCAAGTCAGTGTGCTTCATTTGGAGGGACATTATCTCCTCTTCTTGTGCATGCGTAAGATCATTGGTAGTAGTACGTTGTGGGCTACATCTCCTATGAACATCATGTCTCCGCTTGTCTTTTTTGTAGTACAATGCTGCAAAGGCCAAAATGTTCAGGAACAGCAAAGATGCACCAACTGCAATAGTAACACTCAATTCTGTTGAATAGTCCCTTTGATCCACTGAAAACGGGCTTGGTTGTTGTTTGGGATCATCTTGTTTGGCTGTAGGAAAGGCTGaagtaacagaaacagaatttttccttGTTGGTCTGAAAGTATTATCAGTTGATGGCACTTTAGTTGTGGTAGAGGTATACTGTGAAATGTCGTTAAGATTGTGCAGATGAGGTACCAGTTCCAACCAAAGGTTCACTTTATTGGCCCTATAGTGTTCTTTAACTCGTGGTTTTAATCCAATATGAAGATACAGTTGGTCTTTCTGAGAATATCTGGTCCATGCTACTTCTTCAAACCGATTTGGTTTTGTATGGATGAATTTTGTATCTTGCGGCACTGGTTGATTTGggtcactaaaaaaaaaataatctccaatgttacaaagtatttcaaaaggaattataaaattaacataattacGATTTTATACGTAATGTTTAAATCTGCCTTTGGACACAGCAGAATGCTATTTCCTAAAATTAGAGGCCTTAATAATCTTGATTAGAAACAGCATTACGCAAATGAACCCTTCTTTTACATAGACTTCAGCGACTTCCCTAGTTCCCTGAAATGCTAGTGTCTCTCACACTGAAATCTTTTGCTGCTGAGGACAGATTGCCACCAATGTGGTAATGAGGACAAACGTCCATGAGAGACCAGTGTGAGAGGACAttaagctttgcttttcttttttagtaacATAAAGCTCATAAAGCTCAGCATTTCAGTTTATATGTGGTATCTGTGGCCTTTCAGAGGTGAAAGACCATGGCAGGGCATAACTCAGTATAACCCATAGTGACTTAGAGTCCAATGGCCAAAGGTACAAAAGTGTTTTGAACTGCCAGTGAAAGAAGAGTTAATGAAAATGACAAAACTTTTCAAGTTTGAAGTCACATATTTTATGGTCAGAAGTgtcaatttaaaagaaaatacattattaaaataagctGCATTATATTTGATGCAATATTTATGCAATTTTCTGTCTCGTGGGATGAAAATATTATCAGTGCTGGGGTAAAGGCAGTTACTAATGTAACCATTTTTAACTATACACATATGCTAAATGCTTAGTTTTGCACTTTTCTGTGGATcccttaattatttttgtgtacaaagtatttttttaatttcttcacacAGAATGTTcacaaagctattttttccctctttttgctAGAATGTGTAAGCGAGCTGAGGGACATTACAATAAACATAAATATCCAACCCAATTCTTAATCTCTTATTCATCCTACAAGTACAGAGGCATTCCCAAGGGAGATAACCAAGGGAAAGCACTGCATCATTATATCTTGAGTTTGTATACAAGACTATTCATTATCTGATACTCACCCAGTTTTTGCAAAGTTTGTCCAGTACGTCATCACTACTGCACTTAGCATGACATCATTTTTGGAGAAATTacaaggaaataattcagtAGGACCAATCATGGGGATTCCTAGTACGTAAGGAACCTCATCTCCATGGGCTGCATCTGCCCATGCAGGTACCTGATCTGTCTGGCAATGATGGTAGAAGGCATAGAAATATGTAGGCGATCCAAAATTTGAGTGAAGATCTGCTGTAGCCACTGCTGGTGCAACCCACTGGTGATCAGTAAACAAAGCCAGCAACGTTTTCCTCCTGGTCTCAGGATTGTGTCGATCTGCCCAGTCTGTGTACATAAATTTAATTGTTTCCCTCAATATATCTTTGCCTTCAGGGTATCCGTATAAGTTATCAACAAAATTAGAAACTGCAAAGTCAAAATCACTAGCTGATATGCCATCTTCACTATCCACAATATTTTCAACAAATTTTAACCCTTCCCCTTGGTTAACTCCCAACATGATGTCGTAGTTGAGGAATTCTCCTTGTTCCATCAATATCTGAGGATCATCTGGTATCACATCGCCATCAATTACTGGTCCAAAGGCTATATGGTATCTTGCTGGTTGAATGTCTTGGTCAACAAGTTCTCTATAAGGCTTCTTCTGTAGACATTCTACCAATTCTACAGTGTCTGACATGTTGCAACCAACTTTTGTAGCCAACATCCTGGCGTATTTTGCAGGCTGAAAACTAACTGCCCAGCTGGAGAGAGCTGTTCCGCTTTGAGCTATTGCTCTTTGAAAAAGTCCTGTGgggagaaatatttaaaaactactgAAGTGACCTTGAAACAGCTACATACTTGAAAGATTCAAAGGAGTTCTTTGAAACAATAGAAAACTTGAACAGAAGAGATACTTGAATCTTAATAGTACTTAAGTACACAAGATGGTGAGATTTGACTGTCATTGTACCTACAGGTAATGCgtacaaaataaatgcaatatgCGCAGAAATTGAAGCAAATGATTCTACCTCAATGTAGTCCAGCTGAggaacagattttcaaaagaaactcaggaagaaaaagaactggCATTACCTATGTAGAAAACACTATTAGCTTGAAAGAAATTcctaaaattaaagcaatttatAGGTTGGAGGAAAAGCCAACAAGTCGCTGAAATGGATTGAATTTCTGGATATTGTTCAAGCCATCAGCAGCATGTGTGCATACAACTATGAGTTAAATAAACCTACTGTactgctttttcatgttttgtttgaGATCAAACTTGGTTTGAGAGGTGCAGTGCTTTTGAATTGTATATCATAACAAAAGTTCATATTCTGGAGTAATAGATGAGAAGGTACGAAGCAGCTATTAAATTTATGTGTCTAAGAGTCAAGATCCTTTTTTGTAAGGAGTTTTTCTAATGAAGGTTTATAGTGATCACACTTatataaaaagggaaatgatATATTTTACACTATTTAGCTTTGTAATTCAGAGATTTAAACATATGTTCAGGTATTCATTTAGGGGAGAGAGAGTATGATCTCGCGCTGCATATAAATTTGTAGCAAATCCCAAAGACTTCTGTgcaattaatttgaatttatgCTGATTTAACTAGCACTCTGGACCAGGAATTCTACTCATAGAAATAACAAGATGTTTAAACTGAcgttttcctctcccttctgtAAGCATTTCTGAGCATACCATGGATGAAAGGCTCACCCCCTTGTAGTCAATGAATCAATCCAATTTTTTTGCTATTGACTTTAATGCAATCAAAACTCCACCCTTGTTCCGATACTTCTCATGTTCCCTTTGTGTTGGGGCTTTGCCTTTTCCCACTCCCTTTGAGGAGCGCAGTTCGGGTTCTGAAAGACATTTTGAGTCTGAACCTTGCGCAAAATAATGCTCATCTCTAATGTCAGAAACTTAGACTATATTTAGGTAACTGTgacctttctgtttttttgcattttcatggaAGTGCATCCAGTTCATTTCAGTAGCACATCTTTTGCACTaattactggaaaatattttatactggACCCTACCTCCTATAGCTCACTGTGGGTAATACAAAATGGTCTATAGCATACGTAAGTTATGCAGATTTAAGATATATGGGTCAAAATTTGGTTTTACTTACGCTGATAGGCACCTGGAGTAATTCCATTGAATTTGGTAGAGTTGCTTAGGGACTGGAAGTGACATCTGGCCTCACTCACTTAATTTTGCTAAGAATGTATCTTTGGTCCAATGCTTGATGAATAGCTGGATGCTGCCACTAAAGGAACTGGAGTTAAGGTGCTCAGCTTACCTCAGAATTTTATTCCAATAATGCAAAAGATGGCTTTTACTTTGATAAGTAACATATTTCTATCGATAAAAAACTTCCATAGCCTCTAAATCAAGTCAGAGGCGTGCCTTTACAGCCTCTCTTGCCGTACCAGACCCTGTACGCTCAGAAGTTAGTTGGAATCAGTTGCTGGCAGGAAACATTTTACAAGCTTCcgaggaattttaaaataattctagaCTGTATTAGGTCCAAATCCAAAAGTCTTAAAATCAGATAGGTGTAGGGACTGAAATATGTAAATGCAAGCCTCTCCTTAAATTTATGAGAAGTCATATCCAAGATATTATTTCCTTGCAAGATATGagtaaaaaataagaaagaactTGAGCTATAAAGcaggtaaaaatatatttgcatgtttACAAGGTCAGATATTGAGCTCGTATAAATCAGCTCAAAGTCAGTGGAATTACCGCAGAGGATCCAGGCATTGTAATAAATGTAACCAAAtgacaaaactgaattttcacaAAGATGTATATCCTGTTACTTCATAATGTGTCTTTTTTGCATATTGtgtaaatctatttttattgctttattaaaTATCTCTGAACAAGGACAGAAAGTGTAAGCTACGTATTAAGAAAATGCTGATATAAACACTATGGCTTGCTAAGTGCTACATAAACATTAAATGTTGGATTAAGTAAAAGTGGTCAAGTCCTCTGGCCGTAAAATTATCTTAGGAAATGAAACTAAACATCCCTCCTGTGCTGAAGAATGCTTACGGAAATATTCCTCCTCTCAAACCATTTGGTGAAAAATGAACAACagtatgaaaaattattttcattctgtctcAGAATTCCTGGCAGAAATTGGTACCACACAGGATGGAGAACTACATTTTTATCTGATAATGTGTATGATTATTATAGCGTATGGGCTTCAGACTGATGGAAAGAAGATTTAAATGTTCAATGGACCATATCACTTTGTGACTCCTATTCAAAGTCTCaccaaagtaaataaaagtaatttgcaTATATTCATCTACATGTTCAGAGCACTCTCTGAAGATGGGTGCTGTTCTGCCCACTTGCAGATGGGCAGTTGTGAACAGCACCATCTTGATGTAGGCTGAATGCATCCTCTCAACTACCAAGGGATCCTTTCAAAGGGAAATGAAGGAAGCAAAGAGAGCATCCGAATTTACAGCTTATGAAAGAGACTGGTTAATAATGTGAAACAAAaggttttttgaaaatgttaagatatttgaaaatgtttgaaaacttgaaataacttttcttatttgaagCTGACCAATCTTTattttagcacttttttttaatggcaggtCTAACTATCCCCGAATGAAACATAACATTGTGGCACATTGTTCTGTTTAATCCAAATTTCAGTACAgcatgtttttgctttcttataaaagaaatcctcaaaaatttacttttacaaTCGGATTTTAAGTATATATCTGTAAGCCCTCTCCAGTCCCCTCCCAAATCCTTTGATCTGCTACGCTGGCAAATTACTGCATCAGTTTGCCCAAACAAATTCTGCTCCTGGCAGAATTCTGGCCATGTGTTGAATGGCCAGGGGTAATGAAGGCCAGAATATGACAGGGTAAAATTTGCTGATAAGAGGTAACACATGACTGTCCAGATATTGTAAATGTGGCA contains the following coding sequences:
- the NLGN1 gene encoding neuroligin-1 isoform X6 codes for the protein MAFPRSVWLNCVWRAMIVRLLHMGLNATFAFCILGFLLHAAAVSSQKLDDTNPVVTTNFGKIRGIKKELNNEILGPVIQFLGVPYAAPPTGERRFQPPEPPSPWADIKNTTQFAPVCPQNIIEGRLPEVMLPVWFTNNLDVVSTYVQDQNEDCLYLNIYVPTEDDIRDSGGPKPVMVYIHGGSYMEGTGNLYDGSVLASYGNVIVITVNYRLGVLGFLSTGDQAAKGNYGLLDLIQALRWTSENIGFFGGDPLRITVFGSGAGGSCVNLLTLSHYSEGNRWSNSTKGLFQRAIAQSGTALSSWAVSFQPAKYARMLATKVGCNMSDTVELVECLQKKPYRELVDQDIQPARYHIAFGPVIDGDVIPDDPQILMEQGEFLNYDIMLGVNQGEGLKFVENIVDSEDGISASDFDFAVSNFVDNLYGYPEGKDILRETIKFMYTDWADRHNPETRRKTLLALFTDHQWVAPAVATADLHSNFGSPTYFYAFYHHCQTDQVPAWADAAHGDEVPYVLGIPMIGPTELFPCNFSKNDVMLSAVVMTYWTNFAKTGDPNQPVPQDTKFIHTKPNRFEEVAWTRYSQKDQLYLHIGLKPRVKEHYRANKVNLWLELVPHLHNLNDISQYTSTTTKVPSTDNTFRPTRKNSVSVTSAFPTAKQDDPKQQPSPFSVDQRDYSTELSVTIAVGASLLFLNILAFAALYYKKDKRRHDVHRRCSPQRTTTNDLTHAQEEEIMSLQMKHTDLDHECESIHPHEVVLRTACPPDYTLAMRRSPDDIPLMTPNTITMIPNTIPGIQPLHTFNTFTGGQNNTLPHPHPHPHSHSTTRV
- the NLGN1 gene encoding neuroligin-1 isoform X5 yields the protein MAFPRSVWLNCVWRAMIVRLLHMGLNATFAFCILGFLLHAAAVSSQKLDDTNPVVTTNFGKIRGIKKELNNEILGPVIQFLGVPYAAPPTGERRFQPPEPPSPWADIKNTTQFAPVCPQNIIEGRLPEVMLPVWFTNNLDVVSTYVQDQNEDCLYLNIYVPTEDGPLTKKQTDDLGDNDGAEDEDIRDSGGPKPVMVYIHGGSYMEGTGNLYDGSVLASYGNVIVITVNYRLGVLGFLSTGDQAAKGNYGLLDLIQALRWTSENIGFFGGDPLRITVFGSGAGGSCVNLLTLSHYSEGLFQRAIAQSGTALSSWAVSFQPAKYARMLATKVGCNMSDTVELVECLQKKPYRELVDQDIQPARYHIAFGPVIDGDVIPDDPQILMEQGEFLNYDIMLGVNQGEGLKFVENIVDSEDGISASDFDFAVSNFVDNLYGYPEGKDILRETIKFMYTDWADRHNPETRRKTLLALFTDHQWVAPAVATADLHSNFGSPTYFYAFYHHCQTDQVPAWADAAHGDEVPYVLGIPMIGPTELFPCNFSKNDVMLSAVVMTYWTNFAKTGDPNQPVPQDTKFIHTKPNRFEEVAWTRYSQKDQLYLHIGLKPRVKEHYRANKVNLWLELVPHLHNLNDISQYTSTTTKVPSTDNTFRPTRKNSVSVTSAFPTAKQDDPKQQPSPFSVDQRDYSTELSVTIAVGASLLFLNILAFAALYYKKDKRRHDVHRRCSPQRTTTNDLTHAQEEEIMSLQMKHTDLDHECESIHPHEVVLRTACPPDYTLAMRRSPDDIPLMTPNTITMIPNTIPGIQPLHTFNTFTGGQNNTLPHPHPHPHSHSTTRV
- the NLGN1 gene encoding neuroligin-1 isoform X3 gives rise to the protein MAFPRSVWLNCVWRAMIVRLLHMGLNATFAFCILGFLLHAAAVSSQKLDDTNPVVTTNFGKIRGIKKELNNEILGPVIQFLGVPYAAPPTGERRFQPPEPPSPWADIKNTTQFAPVCPQNIIEGRLPEVMLPVWFTNNLDVVSTYVQDQNEDCLYLNIYVPTEDGPLTKKQTDDLGDNDGAEDEDIRDSGGPKPVMVYIHGGSYMEGTGNLYDGSVLASYGNVIVITVNYRLGVLGFLSTGDQAAKGNYGLLDLIQALRWTSENIGFFGGDPLRITVFGSGAGGSCVNLLTLSHYSEGNRWSNSTKGLFQRAIAQSGTALSSWAVSFQPAKYARMLATKVGCNMSDTVELVECLQKKPYRELVDQDIQPARYHIAFGPVIDGDVIPDDPQILMEQGEFLNYDIMLGVNQGEGLKFVENIVDSEDGISASDFDFAVSNFVDNLYGYPEGKDILRETIKFMYTDWADRHNPETRRKTLLALFTDHQWVAPAVATADLHSNFGSPTYFYAFYHHCQTDQVPAWADAAHGDEVPYVLGIPMIGPTELFPCNFSKNDVMLSAVVMTYWTNFAKTGDPNQPVPQDTKFIHTKPNRFEEVAWTRYSQKDQLYLHIGLKPRVKEHYRANKVNLWLELVPHLHNLNDISQYTSTTTKVPSTDNTFRPTRKNSVSVTSAFPTAKQDDPKQQPSPFSVDQRDYSTELSVTIAVGASLLFLNILAFAALYYKKDKRRHDVHRRCSPQRTTTNDLTHAQEEEIMSLQMKHTDLDHECESIHPHEVVLRTACPPDYTLAMRRSPDDIPLMTPNTITMIPNTIPGIQPLHTFNTFTGGQNNTLPHPHPHPHSHSTTRV
- the NLGN1 gene encoding neuroligin-1 isoform X8, with the protein product MLPVWFTNNLDVVSTYVQDQNEDCLYLNIYVPTEDGPLTKKQTDDLGDNDGAEDEDIRDSGGPKPVMVYIHGGSYMEGTGNLYDGSVLASYGNVIVITVNYRLGVLGFLSTGDQAAKGNYGLLDLIQALRWTSENIGFFGGDPLRITVFGSGAGGSCVNLLTLSHYSEGLFQRAIAQSGTALSSWAVSFQPAKYARMLATKVGCNMSDTVELVECLQKKPYRELVDQDIQPARYHIAFGPVIDGDVIPDDPQILMEQGEFLNYDIMLGVNQGEGLKFVENIVDSEDGISASDFDFAVSNFVDNLYGYPEGKDILRETIKFMYTDWADRHNPETRRKTLLALFTDHQWVAPAVATADLHSNFGSPTYFYAFYHHCQTDQVPAWADAAHGDEVPYVLGIPMIGPTELFPCNFSKNDVMLSAVVMTYWTNFAKTGDPNQPVPQDTKFIHTKPNRFEEVAWTRYSQKDQLYLHIGLKPRVKEHYRANKVNLWLELVPHLHNLNDISQYTSTTTKVPSTDNTFRPTRKNSVSVTSAFPTAKQDDPKQQPSPFSVDQRDYSTELSVTIAVGASLLFLNILAFAALYYKKDKRRHDVHRRCSPQRTTTNDLTHAQEEEIMSLQMKHTDLDHECESIHPHEVVLRTACPPDYTLAMRRSPDDIPLMTPNTITMIPNTIPGIQPLHTFNTFTGGQNNTLPHPHPHPHSHSTTRV
- the NLGN1 gene encoding neuroligin-1 isoform X4 codes for the protein MAFPRSVWLNCVWRAMIVRLLHMGLNATFAFCILGFLLHAAAVSSQKLDDTNPVVTTNFGKIRGIKKELNNEILGPVIQFLGVPYAAPPTGERRFQPPEPPSPWADIKNTTQFAPVCPQNIIEGRLPEVMLPVWFTNNLDVVSTYVQDQNEDCLYLNIYVPTEDVKRISKECARKPGKKICRKGDIRDSGGPKPVMVYIHGGSYMEGTGNLYDGSVLASYGNVIVITVNYRLGVLGFLSTGDQAAKGNYGLLDLIQALRWTSENIGFFGGDPLRITVFGSGAGGSCVNLLTLSHYSEGNRWSNSTKGLFQRAIAQSGTALSSWAVSFQPAKYARMLATKVGCNMSDTVELVECLQKKPYRELVDQDIQPARYHIAFGPVIDGDVIPDDPQILMEQGEFLNYDIMLGVNQGEGLKFVENIVDSEDGISASDFDFAVSNFVDNLYGYPEGKDILRETIKFMYTDWADRHNPETRRKTLLALFTDHQWVAPAVATADLHSNFGSPTYFYAFYHHCQTDQVPAWADAAHGDEVPYVLGIPMIGPTELFPCNFSKNDVMLSAVVMTYWTNFAKTGDPNQPVPQDTKFIHTKPNRFEEVAWTRYSQKDQLYLHIGLKPRVKEHYRANKVNLWLELVPHLHNLNDISQYTSTTTKVPSTDNTFRPTRKNSVSVTSAFPTAKQDDPKQQPSPFSVDQRDYSTELSVTIAVGASLLFLNILAFAALYYKKDKRRHDVHRRCSPQRTTTNDLTHAQEEEIMSLQMKHTDLDHECESIHPHEVVLRTACPPDYTLAMRRSPDDIPLMTPNTITMIPNTIPGIQPLHTFNTFTGGQNNTLPHPHPHPHSHSTTRV
- the NLGN1 gene encoding neuroligin-1 isoform X7, yielding MAFPRSVWLNCVWRAMIVRLLHMGLNATFAFCILGFLLHAAAVSSQKLDDTNPVVTTNFGKIRGIKKELNNEILGPVIQFLGVPYAAPPTGERRFQPPEPPSPWADIKNTTQFAPVCPQNIIEGRLPEVMLPVWFTNNLDVVSTYVQDQNEDCLYLNIYVPTEDDIRDSGGPKPVMVYIHGGSYMEGTGNLYDGSVLASYGNVIVITVNYRLGVLGFLSTGDQAAKGNYGLLDLIQALRWTSENIGFFGGDPLRITVFGSGAGGSCVNLLTLSHYSEGLFQRAIAQSGTALSSWAVSFQPAKYARMLATKVGCNMSDTVELVECLQKKPYRELVDQDIQPARYHIAFGPVIDGDVIPDDPQILMEQGEFLNYDIMLGVNQGEGLKFVENIVDSEDGISASDFDFAVSNFVDNLYGYPEGKDILRETIKFMYTDWADRHNPETRRKTLLALFTDHQWVAPAVATADLHSNFGSPTYFYAFYHHCQTDQVPAWADAAHGDEVPYVLGIPMIGPTELFPCNFSKNDVMLSAVVMTYWTNFAKTGDPNQPVPQDTKFIHTKPNRFEEVAWTRYSQKDQLYLHIGLKPRVKEHYRANKVNLWLELVPHLHNLNDISQYTSTTTKVPSTDNTFRPTRKNSVSVTSAFPTAKQDDPKQQPSPFSVDQRDYSTELSVTIAVGASLLFLNILAFAALYYKKDKRRHDVHRRCSPQRTTTNDLTHAQEEEIMSLQMKHTDLDHECESIHPHEVVLRTACPPDYTLAMRRSPDDIPLMTPNTITMIPNTIPGIQPLHTFNTFTGGQNNTLPHPHPHPHSHSTTRV
- the NLGN1 gene encoding neuroligin-1 isoform X2, whose protein sequence is MAFPRSVWLNCVWRAMIVRLLHMGLNATFAFCILGFLLHAAAVSSQKLDDTNPVVTTNFGKIRGIKKELNNEILGPVIQFLGVPYAAPPTGERRFQPPEPPSPWADIKNTTQFAPVCPQNIIEGRLPEVMLPVWFTNNLDVVSTYVQDQNEDCLYLNIYVPTEDVKRISKECARKPGKKICRKGGPLTKKQTDDLGDNDGAEDEDIRDSGGPKPVMVYIHGGSYMEGTGNLYDGSVLASYGNVIVITVNYRLGVLGFLSTGDQAAKGNYGLLDLIQALRWTSENIGFFGGDPLRITVFGSGAGGSCVNLLTLSHYSEGLFQRAIAQSGTALSSWAVSFQPAKYARMLATKVGCNMSDTVELVECLQKKPYRELVDQDIQPARYHIAFGPVIDGDVIPDDPQILMEQGEFLNYDIMLGVNQGEGLKFVENIVDSEDGISASDFDFAVSNFVDNLYGYPEGKDILRETIKFMYTDWADRHNPETRRKTLLALFTDHQWVAPAVATADLHSNFGSPTYFYAFYHHCQTDQVPAWADAAHGDEVPYVLGIPMIGPTELFPCNFSKNDVMLSAVVMTYWTNFAKTGDPNQPVPQDTKFIHTKPNRFEEVAWTRYSQKDQLYLHIGLKPRVKEHYRANKVNLWLELVPHLHNLNDISQYTSTTTKVPSTDNTFRPTRKNSVSVTSAFPTAKQDDPKQQPSPFSVDQRDYSTELSVTIAVGASLLFLNILAFAALYYKKDKRRHDVHRRCSPQRTTTNDLTHAQEEEIMSLQMKHTDLDHECESIHPHEVVLRTACPPDYTLAMRRSPDDIPLMTPNTITMIPNTIPGIQPLHTFNTFTGGQNNTLPHPHPHPHSHSTTRV
- the NLGN1 gene encoding neuroligin-1 isoform X1, producing the protein MAFPRSVWLNCVWRAMIVRLLHMGLNATFAFCILGFLLHAAAVSSQKLDDTNPVVTTNFGKIRGIKKELNNEILGPVIQFLGVPYAAPPTGERRFQPPEPPSPWADIKNTTQFAPVCPQNIIEGRLPEVMLPVWFTNNLDVVSTYVQDQNEDCLYLNIYVPTEDVKRISKECARKPGKKICRKGGPLTKKQTDDLGDNDGAEDEDIRDSGGPKPVMVYIHGGSYMEGTGNLYDGSVLASYGNVIVITVNYRLGVLGFLSTGDQAAKGNYGLLDLIQALRWTSENIGFFGGDPLRITVFGSGAGGSCVNLLTLSHYSEGNRWSNSTKGLFQRAIAQSGTALSSWAVSFQPAKYARMLATKVGCNMSDTVELVECLQKKPYRELVDQDIQPARYHIAFGPVIDGDVIPDDPQILMEQGEFLNYDIMLGVNQGEGLKFVENIVDSEDGISASDFDFAVSNFVDNLYGYPEGKDILRETIKFMYTDWADRHNPETRRKTLLALFTDHQWVAPAVATADLHSNFGSPTYFYAFYHHCQTDQVPAWADAAHGDEVPYVLGIPMIGPTELFPCNFSKNDVMLSAVVMTYWTNFAKTGDPNQPVPQDTKFIHTKPNRFEEVAWTRYSQKDQLYLHIGLKPRVKEHYRANKVNLWLELVPHLHNLNDISQYTSTTTKVPSTDNTFRPTRKNSVSVTSAFPTAKQDDPKQQPSPFSVDQRDYSTELSVTIAVGASLLFLNILAFAALYYKKDKRRHDVHRRCSPQRTTTNDLTHAQEEEIMSLQMKHTDLDHECESIHPHEVVLRTACPPDYTLAMRRSPDDIPLMTPNTITMIPNTIPGIQPLHTFNTFTGGQNNTLPHPHPHPHSHSTTRV
- the NLGN1 gene encoding neuroligin-1 isoform X9, giving the protein MLPVWFTNNLDVVSTYVQDQNEDCLYLNIYVPTEDDIRDSGGPKPVMVYIHGGSYMEGTGNLYDGSVLASYGNVIVITVNYRLGVLGFLSTGDQAAKGNYGLLDLIQALRWTSENIGFFGGDPLRITVFGSGAGGSCVNLLTLSHYSEGLFQRAIAQSGTALSSWAVSFQPAKYARMLATKVGCNMSDTVELVECLQKKPYRELVDQDIQPARYHIAFGPVIDGDVIPDDPQILMEQGEFLNYDIMLGVNQGEGLKFVENIVDSEDGISASDFDFAVSNFVDNLYGYPEGKDILRETIKFMYTDWADRHNPETRRKTLLALFTDHQWVAPAVATADLHSNFGSPTYFYAFYHHCQTDQVPAWADAAHGDEVPYVLGIPMIGPTELFPCNFSKNDVMLSAVVMTYWTNFAKTGDPNQPVPQDTKFIHTKPNRFEEVAWTRYSQKDQLYLHIGLKPRVKEHYRANKVNLWLELVPHLHNLNDISQYTSTTTKVPSTDNTFRPTRKNSVSVTSAFPTAKQDDPKQQPSPFSVDQRDYSTELSVTIAVGASLLFLNILAFAALYYKKDKRRHDVHRRCSPQRTTTNDLTHAQEEEIMSLQMKHTDLDHECESIHPHEVVLRTACPPDYTLAMRRSPDDIPLMTPNTITMIPNTIPGIQPLHTFNTFTGGQNNTLPHPHPHPHSHSTTRV